In Halococcus salifodinae DSM 8989, the DNA window GACGAAGGCGGGGACGAAGAGGACGACGAGGTCGATGTCACCGACGAGTCCGAACTATCGGAAGAGGAGCGTGAGCGCCAGCACAAGTTCCAAGAGTTCCAAGACTGGGTGATCAGCGGCGAAGAATATCCGAGTTCGGACACGCTACACGACGGGGCCATAGAGACGCTCGAACGCGGTCATGACCCGAGCCGTCTCGGGAATCCGAACGCGTCGACGCGCTCTGCGAGCGCGATCTACTACGCTCGCGGCGACAGCATCCCGGTGTCCATCCAGGGAGACCAGCAGCGTCAGGCGAACATCGACATCGAACTTGAGTGGGGGGCAGAACACGCAGACCTCTACACTCCGATGCTCGAATACGGTCTCTTCGAGACGTTCGATACCACCGACACGAACTTCGACCAGTTACGCGCGTGGGCAGACACCAATGTTGCGCAGTTCAAGCAAGATATGCGCGAGGAGGTCGAAGACTGCCTCCCCGAGGGACTCACCATCGAGAAGACGCTAGTTCTGGGGCAGATCTTTCTCATCAACGCCGCGAGGGGGACGGAGATCGAAAAGGACAGCCTATCGACACAGCTCGTTTTCGAGGACTACGAACACGACCAATCGTACGGGAAGCCGATCGTCGATGAGTTCGAGCGCGACAGCGCGTTCGGGGAAGCGTTCACGAACCTGGGCGCGTCTTCGAGCGATATCAGCGATCTCATTGAAGGGTTCTTCCTGCTCAAGTCGAATGTCGTCGACTACGAGCGCTTAGCAGAAGCACGACGTGAGGTCGCGGGCAACTTCGAAGCCCACGTCGACGACGCGATGATGATCGATACAGGTGATCTGCCCGACGCATACAAGATCGGCTCGACTCGCAATCAGGCCAACACCAATGTATCGACACTATTCAGCCGCATCTCGGACTACGCGACTGAAATACAGCGTCTCACAGCCGAGCAAGACGCATCCCATATCCGGGAGGCTTTAGAGCCGGTCGAGCGGTGGCACGACAGTAGTCACACGGTCGACGACCTCGTCGAGTGGTTCGAGACGCTTTACACCTGCGCTGGCACGATGGACGTCACCATCAAGTCGAGCTACGAAGACGCCCACGAGACGCTTACCGAATCGCCTGGCGAAGTAAAACTCACATCCTTCGGTGAGGACGTGGAGAAGTTCCAGAGCATGGACGACGCGACTGGAACGACGCTCGTCGCACGCCTGCACGACTTCGCTCGCAGCAGCCACGAGCAGGGGGCCTGGGACATATACGAAGCACTCGACTCGCTCATCGACGAACTTCAGGATCAAGAGCATTCGACTGGGATCGACCTCGAACACCGAATCCAGCAACTCAACGAGTACACCGAGTACGAACGGAAGCGGCAGGATGTCATCGGAGTCACGGAGGATTTGTGAAATGTCCAGTACCCAATCGCTACCCACAGTCGTGGAGGCTCTCGAAGACAAGGTCAAGACGCACAAGCAAGCAGAAAACACCCAGTTCCACGTCTCAGTCGCGAAGCACAACATCAACGAGGTCAACAGCGAACTCGACGATCTCATCGAAAGTCTCGAAGATCTTCGATACTACAAGACGGTTTTCGAAGAGGCACTCGACGGTTCAGCGCCGACAATGACTAATAGTGCTGGACAGACCGCCAAGAAGGCGGCCGAGGCGACACAGGGGGAACTGCTGGAGAACGCCCAGAGTGGTGAAATCACCGATGACGAGGGTGAACTCGGCTCCGACGACGATAGGGGCAACCCGAAAGTTGAGTTGACTCCGGAGATAGAGAAGCAGATCGAGCAGATTCAGTCAGCGAAGCGTCAGGCCGATAACGTAATTGAGCAAACTGGGCGTCAGATCGAGTCCAAGCAAGAGAAATGGAATACGAAGGTCAATGCCGCCGAGGAACTCCAGAAGATTCTCGGAGGACAGAACAGGGACTTCTCGCGTACACTCAACCATATGCACAATCTCCTGAATGAGGAGTTGATGGACTCGAGCGGGTCGGCATCGAACTTCGTCTCCCAGTGGAAGAACGCAGTGAAAAGCTGGGAGAAGCATCAGTCGCTTCAGAGTTTCGATGACTTCCAAAAGAAGCACGATCTCTCCGACTCGACCGTTGAGGACGTTAAGACACTCAGCCAGTCTCGGAAACTCACGTTGGCAGACGTCTCACTCGATAGCGTCGAGGAGATGAAGCGCGTCGACGAACTCGAGTCGGCAGTCGAACTGAATCTCTAACGATGAAAGACCCTGCCGCCCGCGCGGAACAGATGCAGGAAGCCTACCACGACTACTTCGTTGGTCGTGGTGGACGAGCAGCGCGCACTGTCGCCAACCGGCTTGTCGAAGGTGAAGACGCTCTCACTGGAATGCGCGGTCCGTACCTCCAGGCACTCGATATCCCGAACTGGAGTGGTCGCTCGTGGGACGCCTTCGCTCGCTCGGAATACCTCGAACCGCATATCCGCCGTGCGTTCACAAAGATCGGCTTCGAGCGTCTCTACGACTTCCAAGAGCGTAGTATCGAAGCCATTCTCGATGGTGACGACACCGTCATTACGGCCGCAACGGGACGCGGGAAGACCGAAGCGTGGCTCATTCCGATCCTCAACCGCATTCTCAAGAACAAGCGCTACGGACAAAGTGACGACGACACGAGCGTCAAGGCCACTCTCATTTATCCGACGAAGGCGCTCGCACAGGACCAACTGAAGCGTCTCCTTCAGTACCTATACCTCATCAACAAGCAGCTAACGTCCGAACAGCAGATCACGGTCGGCATCTACGACGGCGATACCCCACGAAATGTCGGCGAGTCGGGGGCTGAGGGATACCTCAACGCGACGTTCCGACACTTCGAGTGTCCGGGGTACAATGACGAACTTGCCAAGTGTCAAGACTGTGGTGGCGGCGTCCGTATCCGGAACACTGGTGCTCGGTTCAAACTCATTCCCGAAAAAGCGCACTGCGAGGACGACGATCCGAATGATGTTCCGCTCGATTTCCTGCGCCTGACTAAAAACGACATCCTTGAGGACGGTGTCGATATCCTGCTCACCAACCCAGACACGATAAATTACCGTCTCATCAACACCAACGCCGAGGACGAACACGAACGATTCATCTACGAGCCCGAATTTCTCGTCTTCGACGAGGTGCATACCTACGATGGGTTGTTCGGGAGTTACACGTCGATGCTAATGAAGCGGGTTCGGTCTCTTCGGGAAGAACGTGGCGTCGACGACCTGCAACTCATCGCGAGCAGTGCGACTGTCGAGAACGACCTCGAACTGTTCCAGAAGGTCAGCGGTGCCGTCGACGTCAATCAAGTGAGCGAATCTCCTCGCGGCCTCGATGGTAACGTTCCAGAGAAGGTGCCAGAAGCGCTGACGTCGTACAGTCTGTCGGTCGACAGAATTCTGCGTGCGATGACCGCGCCGGACGACGTGGTCCCCGGTCTCGACGCGTTCGACTACACGCTGGAGGACGCGTCGAGGTACGATCGTACCCGCAGGGAGACTCTGGTGAGCGACGCACTCTTTGACCACCTCACCGAAGTCGAGAACGACCCTGGCGCACAGGTCGTTCGCTACGTCCATCAGTTGCTGTACGACGAACCACTCACGCAGTCACAACTGCACGACGAGTTGGCGACGGTCCTGGACCTTGACGCTGAGGAAGCATCGACACTGGTGTCGAACGTCCGGACCCTTGGTGAGCTCTCCGGCATGCTGGAGAACCGGAGTCATGTGTTCTCTTGGCCGATTGATGGCTTTTACACGTGCCCGTTGTGCGATGCGACGTACCGTTCGCCACAGGACGACTGCCGTGAGTGTGGGTTCGATTTCGTCACGCGCTCCACCTACTGTCGGCACTGTAGTGATGAGCATCTCGTCGCGTGGTACTGCCCGAGTTGTGATCAATTAGAACCGTACACGCCGACTGAGCACGGAACGATCGACCAAGACGAGGAACACGTCTGCCGCCGATGTGAGGACGTGCGCGACGACATCGTTCAGATGGTACGTGCGACGTTCCAGCCATTCCTCGAGTGCCGCAACTGCAGGCACCGAACCGAGCGAACGACGATCCGGGACTGTCCCGAGTGCGACTCCAAGACCGTCAGGACTGAAGAAGAATCGTTCACCTGCGTTAATCCGCAGTGTGAGGCGACCCAAGAGGCCGAACGTGTCTGTGAGAACTGTGACGGGACCGACTTCGCCCTCGCCACCATCGATGGACGATTCGATTGCCCGGACTGTGGTGAGACCTACGAACACCCCAAACAGGCCCCTGACCAGTGTGTCGACTGTGGTTCCTCGCTCAGTTTGACGAGATTCCTCCCGTGGGTCTGTGACAACAGCGACTGTAGTCGGATTCACTTCGAGGAAAGCCCCAATCGATGCGACTGTGGATCGTCCACGTTCGTGAAGCGTGGGCTCTTTGAAATCCATCACGATCAGCACTGTCGGTCATGTGAGACTGCGTTCATCGGCGACGAAGGGTGCGAGTGCGATGATCCGGACGTCTACCCACGGACCGGCCACCATCAGGCCTATAAGACAATCGACATCCACGGTCGGATTCATACGATGAGTTCACAGCGGTCCGCTGTCCCGTGCCCGCACCCGTACGCACGGTATGAGATCGACCGCCGGTTCGATGAACTGATGCGGGGACCGAGCAATCTTGCGGTGACGACCTCTCAGTATATGTTGCGCCGAGTCGCAGACGAGGAAGGCCAACAGGCGGCGAAACTCCTGTCGTTCGCCGATTCACACCGGGATATGAAGGAACTCAGTCGGGATTTCTCGGAACCTGAAGCCGAGACCCTCCTCGATCAACTGGTGATCGAGAGTATCTCGTCCCATAACGGTGGGAACCAGTGGAACACATTCGATCAAGTTCTCGAAGACACGGCAGACATCGTCGATGAGGTTAACGATGCGCTGGAACCCCCGCAAGTCACGAGGAGTGTCGAGTTCGACCTACTGTCGCGTTTGAAAGACCAACCCCGGAAGCGCTGGGACGACGGGGACGCGCTTCGGGACCGACTTGCCCGTCGCGCTCTCAAGCACACTTACAGCCAGCGCTTGGGCGAGCGGGATGGGTCCCTTGCGGAGGAGGGCCTGATCGATGTTCGCTTCGCGCCCGGTCTTGACGACCTCGCAAACGACGAGCGCACAATCGTCCGCGAACTCGCTGACGAGGGCAACGACTATCGGGTGGCGAACTTCGACCAGCCGAGTCCCGACCAGTCCGCCGAAGCGGTCATCGAAGAACTGGTCGACCGCAACATCCTCGCCTACGGGAACACCGAGGAGTATGTCTCGTTCGATCCATCAGCGCTCGCCATCACGGCCGCGGGCGACGGGGACGGTATCCGGTTCGATCCAGAGTTAGAGCGCTACTACACGACGCTCGACCACCAATTCGGTCTGGACACGCAGGCTGCTGTCCGGTCGGAAACGTCACTCGCCGAGCGAGCATCGATCTCACACCCCCGATTCACCCAGCGTGCACACCGCGCTGAACACTCTCAGACACGGATCCTCATCTCTGAAGAATATCTTGGGGCAACGAACAAGCGTAAGCGCCGAGAGTTGGAGTATCTCTTCCGCGAAGAGAACTACCCCCACCACCTCTCTTCGGGACCGACCATGGAACTCGGTGTCGACATCGGTGACTTAGACGCACTCTTACTGTACGGGACGCCACCGAACATGAACGCGTACCTCCAGCGAGTCGGACGTGCGGGGCGTCGCTCTCATTCCTCGATGGTCCACTCGGTCAGCCAGCGCAACCCCATCGATTACTACTACTACGATCACCCGGACGAACTCATCGATACCGACCCGACTCCCGTTCCGCTCAACGAGCACAACGAGGAGGTTCTACGCGTTTCGTTGTCGTGGGGGATCTTCGACTATGTGGCGGCCAACTTCACTATCCCATGGGACGTTAGTCACCACGGTCGCGCTCGCTCGATCGATGATGGAGACACTTATCACCGACGAAGCATACTCGATGAGAGCGAACGCGAAGATGCCAGTAAGCTAACTCACGTGATGTCCCTTGGTGCCAATACATTGTCCCTCGGTGCTGACGACTCGAAGTTGGACGTGTTCGGTGAAGTCGTCGACGACCACAAACGAGACATCGCTGACTACCTCGATACGTTCCTCGATTACCGGTATTGCGAGGACTGTGAGCGACGATACGCCGTTGGCGATGCCCGTGAGACGTGTATCAAAAGCGATTGTGACGGAGAAATCCGGTACGCCAAAGACGAGTTCGGCCACCTCGTGGAGGACGCTCTCGAGAACTTCGACGAGCGTTACATCACCGGATATCGCGAGTACAATCGAACGCTTGAGGACGAATTGTCCGACCTGAAACGACGCAATTCTCGGTTGCGTCGCGACCAGCAGCGAGCCGGATCAGACGAGCGTGCGCGCATCATGCGTCAACGCCGTGGCCTCAAGGACCGCATCGAGGTTCTGGGAGACTACCTCTCTGATTTAGGAGACACGAGTTATTTCGACTTCCTCAGAAAATCCCGCGGGAGTAAGTACGACTTCTCGATGCGGAGCGTCGCCACGACGGCCGGGTTGACCTTGGTCGACGAAGGCTACAACCGTCGGAACGTCGGCAACCAGGAAAGTGGACGGGCAATGCAGATGGCGCTCTCGGAACTCCATCCCGGTGCTGCCTATCTCGACAGCGGCGAGACGTACACCGTCTCCCGCGTCCGACTCGACGACAAAACCAGTTCAGACCTCCGTGACACGGTGAGCGAAGCCATCGATGGGGACCATCTGGCCGAGGATCTCATCTGTCCGGCGTGCAACACCTCATATGATCTTGCTGCCGACGAGTGCGACTGCGAGAGTGATGTGCCGCTCAAACGCCGACGGCTGGCGATGCTCGATTCAGTCGAGGCCTACCACGACAACCTCAAACTGACCGCGGAGGGCGACGAAGCACGCCACCTCCATGACGAACCGAACAAGCCGGTTCAGAATACGTATGCTGAGCGAGAGACGTCGATCATCGAGTTCGATTCGGAACGTGCGTTCGAACTCCAAGATGCCGACGGAGAACCCCTTGGAACGATCGAGTACGGAGACTACTCGGTTTTGATACACACGGAAAGCTATAAGACCAAGTATAAGTCGGGTGAGGTTGATCCGAGAGCGACATTATTTGAGGTCTGTGGCGAAGAGAACTGTCCAGGGATCATCTACCTCGACGATGACGACGGTCGTCGGTGCAGTGCCGACCCCGAACACTTCCCTGACGGCCGCGGTGCTGACTCCGAGTTCATCCGCCTCGGGTATCAGTACGACACACAAGGTATTCGTGTCGACCTTCAGGACCTCGACCTATCACATACGTTGGCTCATGGCCTCAGAGTCGCGCTACAGTACCTCGGCGGCGTCAACATCCGTGACCTCGCCGAATACGTCGGCGAAGAGCATGTGGATGTCTTCGAATCCCAGGAAGGCGGAGCCGACGTCGCGCGACTTCTCTTCGAACAGACTGGTGAGGAGTTCCAAGCGTTCGGCCGGGCAGTCGGACTTATGCATGATCAGTTCGACTGTGACTGCGAAAGCGGGTGCCCGTCCTGTCTTTACCAGTACGGTTGCGACGTCAGAAACGATCAGCGCTCGTTCGACCGGGAGCGTCTTGGGGATATCCTCTCCGGCGGCGACGTGACGATCCGATCGACCGCGAACCATGTTATCGACGAACAGCTAACCGACTAACCACCATCCCACACAACCTGCCATCGATGGATTTCGACCCACTCAAACTAGCGAACTCGATGCGCGAATCGTACGCCGAACACTACGCTGGCTCCCAGTCTCCGAGAGCCGTCAAGAACCTCGTCTCGCGGTACTACGACGGGTCAGGTGAGTCACTGGAGAGTGACCTCTCCAAGTTCATCCGGACAAAGGGACCCTATATCCAAGTCCTCGATCTCCCCCGGATGAGCGACACCGCCTGGGAGACGTTTGCCTCCAACCACGACCTCCACGACGACGTCACTGAGACGCTCTCTGAGGCCGATTTCCGCTCACTGTACGAGTTTCAGGAGTCAGCGGTCGAATCGGTACTCACGGATCATCATACACTCCTGACCGCGAGTACGGGGAGAGGGAAAACCGAAGGATGGCTCATTCCCATCCTCCAATTCATCACTGAGGCGAAGGCGGGCCAACACGACGATCATCCGCCGAACAGCGTCAAGTGCGTCCTCACGTACCCGACGAAGGCGCTCGCACAGGACCAATTGAAGCGGTTGATCGACTACCTCTTCACACTCAACCGAGGGCGTTCGTCGGACGAGAAAGTGACTATTGGGATCTATGACGGAGACACCAAGCGTCGCGACCCTGACGAACTCGCATATCTCCAAACCACGTTCCAATACTTCGACTGCCCGTGTGACGAATGTGACTCGTCACTGACGGTCAGCCAGCGCGACGACAACTCATTCGTCGTCGAACCGATGGCGGAGCACGAGGACGACCTTACCTTCGACTTCATCAAAGTCACTCGGGACGCTATCGTCGAGTCGCCAGCCGACATCCTCCTGACGAATCCTGACACGCTCAATTACCGGCTCTTCAACGTCAACGGCAACGATGAACAGCAGCGCTTCGTCGCCGAACCGAAATACTTCGTTTTTGACGAGATCCACGAGTATTCCGAACTCTTTGGTTCGTTCACGTCGACGCTCATGCGTCGGTATATCCAGGAGAGACAGGAACTCAACGGGTACGACAGCGAGGCCGACGACGACCTCACCATCGTCGGCGCGTCGGCGACTGTGGAGAACAAGCGGACGGTCTTCCAGCGTATAAATCCGTTCGTCGACCCTGATGTAGCGGTTATCGAGGAAGACGAGCGCGCACTCGACGCACCATTCCCTGTCGACATACCCGACGAATTCGTCTCAGCAGAGTTGACCGAAGGGGAACTGCGCGGTGGAGGAACCGATGCTGCGAGACGAGCACTCGACGCTGCCGGTGTGGAGAGTGGCAGCGATGACCTCGACAATGCACTCTACGAACATCTAGTTGAGGACAAAGGAGGACCTTTAGAGTTCCTTCGTGGGATCTACGCGGCGCTTCGAGAGACCCCCCTCCGTCCAGTGGGCCTTCGCGACCGCCTGATCGACGAGACTGGACTCTCCGAGTCCCAGGCAGAGATGGTGGTAGCGAACTTTATGACTATCGGCGAGATGTCGGGCATTCTCGAGCGACGCGCCCATCTTTTCAGCTGGCCGCTTGATGGGTACTACGCCTGTATCAACTGCGGGACGGTCTACGACACCCCACAGTCGTCGTGCATTGAGTGTGGTCACCACTTCGTGTCGAAACTCTCGCTGTGTAGCGAGTGTGGTGAAGAGTCACTCGAGTCGTGGTTCTGCCCGAACTGTGAGCGCCTCGAACCCCATACCGTCACGTCCGAGGAGGGTCGTTTCGATTATTTCCAACGGAGAGAATGCCAGTGTGAGACCATCGATGGCGAAACCCCCGAGATGGTCCGTGTCCACTGGAGACCGTACTACGAGTGTGTGGACTGTGGCAAGCGTCAGAAGATCAACCGACAACACGACTGTCCCGACTGTGCCGCTGCAATGGTTCTCGATGACTCGATGAAGACCCACATCTGCACCAATCCGGACTGTGACGAGGAACTCGCAGTCGAGAAAGCGCAGGAACCCGAGTGCCATTCCTGTCACTCGACCGGGTTAGAACCACTCGCGGACGAGGGTGTTCAGTATTGCACCGAGTGTGGTGAGGTCTACGAGG includes these proteins:
- a CDS encoding DEAD/DEAH box helicase encodes the protein MKDPAARAEQMQEAYHDYFVGRGGRAARTVANRLVEGEDALTGMRGPYLQALDIPNWSGRSWDAFARSEYLEPHIRRAFTKIGFERLYDFQERSIEAILDGDDTVITAATGRGKTEAWLIPILNRILKNKRYGQSDDDTSVKATLIYPTKALAQDQLKRLLQYLYLINKQLTSEQQITVGIYDGDTPRNVGESGAEGYLNATFRHFECPGYNDELAKCQDCGGGVRIRNTGARFKLIPEKAHCEDDDPNDVPLDFLRLTKNDILEDGVDILLTNPDTINYRLINTNAEDEHERFIYEPEFLVFDEVHTYDGLFGSYTSMLMKRVRSLREERGVDDLQLIASSATVENDLELFQKVSGAVDVNQVSESPRGLDGNVPEKVPEALTSYSLSVDRILRAMTAPDDVVPGLDAFDYTLEDASRYDRTRRETLVSDALFDHLTEVENDPGAQVVRYVHQLLYDEPLTQSQLHDELATVLDLDAEEASTLVSNVRTLGELSGMLENRSHVFSWPIDGFYTCPLCDATYRSPQDDCRECGFDFVTRSTYCRHCSDEHLVAWYCPSCDQLEPYTPTEHGTIDQDEEHVCRRCEDVRDDIVQMVRATFQPFLECRNCRHRTERTTIRDCPECDSKTVRTEEESFTCVNPQCEATQEAERVCENCDGTDFALATIDGRFDCPDCGETYEHPKQAPDQCVDCGSSLSLTRFLPWVCDNSDCSRIHFEESPNRCDCGSSTFVKRGLFEIHHDQHCRSCETAFIGDEGCECDDPDVYPRTGHHQAYKTIDIHGRIHTMSSQRSAVPCPHPYARYEIDRRFDELMRGPSNLAVTTSQYMLRRVADEEGQQAAKLLSFADSHRDMKELSRDFSEPEAETLLDQLVIESISSHNGGNQWNTFDQVLEDTADIVDEVNDALEPPQVTRSVEFDLLSRLKDQPRKRWDDGDALRDRLARRALKHTYSQRLGERDGSLAEEGLIDVRFAPGLDDLANDERTIVRELADEGNDYRVANFDQPSPDQSAEAVIEELVDRNILAYGNTEEYVSFDPSALAITAAGDGDGIRFDPELERYYTTLDHQFGLDTQAAVRSETSLAERASISHPRFTQRAHRAEHSQTRILISEEYLGATNKRKRRELEYLFREENYPHHLSSGPTMELGVDIGDLDALLLYGTPPNMNAYLQRVGRAGRRSHSSMVHSVSQRNPIDYYYYDHPDELIDTDPTPVPLNEHNEEVLRVSLSWGIFDYVAANFTIPWDVSHHGRARSIDDGDTYHRRSILDESEREDASKLTHVMSLGANTLSLGADDSKLDVFGEVVDDHKRDIADYLDTFLDYRYCEDCERRYAVGDARETCIKSDCDGEIRYAKDEFGHLVEDALENFDERYITGYREYNRTLEDELSDLKRRNSRLRRDQQRAGSDERARIMRQRRGLKDRIEVLGDYLSDLGDTSYFDFLRKSRGSKYDFSMRSVATTAGLTLVDEGYNRRNVGNQESGRAMQMALSELHPGAAYLDSGETYTVSRVRLDDKTSSDLRDTVSEAIDGDHLAEDLICPACNTSYDLAADECDCESDVPLKRRRLAMLDSVEAYHDNLKLTAEGDEARHLHDEPNKPVQNTYAERETSIIEFDSERAFELQDADGEPLGTIEYGDYSVLIHTESYKTKYKSGEVDPRATLFEVCGEENCPGIIYLDDDDGRRCSADPEHFPDGRGADSEFIRLGYQYDTQGIRVDLQDLDLSHTLAHGLRVALQYLGGVNIRDLAEYVGEEHVDVFESQEGGADVARLLFEQTGEEFQAFGRAVGLMHDQFDCDCESGCPSCLYQYGCDVRNDQRSFDRERLGDILSGGDVTIRSTANHVIDEQLTD